A region from the Lysobacter sp. BMK333-48F3 genome encodes:
- the purM gene encoding phosphoribosylformylglycinamidine cyclo-ligase, whose amino-acid sequence MTASSSDTSPKPLTYRDAGVDIDAGNEVVERIKPLVKRSFRPEVMGGLGGFGALFDLSGKYREPVLVSGTDGVGTKLKLAQQLNRHDTIGIDLVGMCVNDVLVQGAEPLFFLDYFATGKLDVDTTVAVVGGIAKGCELAGCALIGGETAEMPDMYPPGEYDLAGFTVGAVEKSQLLDGARVRKGDVLIGIASSGPHSNGYSLIRRIFDRAGRPGDVAVGGVRLIDALMAPTALYVKPVLELLRANGGEHSIHGMAHITGGGLTENIIRVIPDGLGLDIRTATWALPPVFDWLQREGAVPREEMWRTFNCGIGFVLVVPDEAVAATEADLARLGLAHWRIGEVVAHAGGERVHIG is encoded by the coding sequence GTGACCGCTTCCTCCTCCGACACCTCTCCCAAGCCGCTGACCTACCGCGACGCGGGCGTCGACATCGACGCCGGCAACGAGGTCGTCGAACGCATCAAGCCCTTGGTCAAGCGCAGCTTCCGTCCCGAGGTGATGGGCGGGCTGGGCGGCTTCGGCGCCCTGTTCGACCTGTCGGGCAAATACCGCGAGCCGGTGCTGGTGTCCGGCACCGACGGCGTCGGTACCAAGCTCAAGCTGGCCCAGCAACTCAACCGCCACGACACCATCGGCATCGACCTGGTCGGCATGTGCGTCAACGACGTGCTGGTGCAGGGCGCCGAGCCGCTGTTCTTCCTCGACTACTTCGCCACCGGCAAGCTCGACGTCGACACCACCGTGGCCGTGGTCGGCGGCATCGCCAAGGGCTGCGAACTGGCCGGTTGCGCGCTGATCGGCGGCGAGACCGCGGAAATGCCCGACATGTACCCGCCCGGCGAGTACGACCTGGCCGGCTTCACCGTCGGCGCGGTGGAGAAGTCGCAGTTGCTCGACGGCGCGCGCGTGCGCAAGGGCGACGTGCTGATCGGCATCGCCTCCAGCGGCCCGCACTCCAACGGCTATTCGCTGATCCGCCGGATCTTCGACCGCGCCGGCCGGCCGGGCGACGTCGCCGTCGGCGGCGTGCGCCTGATCGACGCGCTGATGGCGCCGACCGCGCTGTACGTGAAGCCGGTGCTGGAGCTGCTGCGCGCCAACGGCGGCGAGCATTCGATCCATGGCATGGCCCACATCACCGGCGGCGGCCTGACCGAGAACATCATCCGGGTGATTCCGGACGGCCTCGGCCTGGACATCCGCACCGCCACCTGGGCCCTGCCGCCGGTGTTCGACTGGCTGCAGCGCGAAGGCGCGGTGCCGCGCGAGGAAATGTGGCGCACCTTCAACTGCGGCATCGGCTTCGTGCTGGTGGTGCCGGACGAAGCGGTCGCGGCGACCGAGGCCGATCTGGCGCGGCTGGGCCTGGCCCACTGGCGCATCGGCGAAGTCGTCGCCCACGCCGGCGGCGAGCGCGTGCATATCGGTTGA